The sequence CTGCGGGCTATCCTCAGCCATGCCGATTACAGTGGAATAGTACCAGAGACACCGCTCGAACGAACACTTTACGCTGTTGACGAACTGAGTGGTTTTGTTACCGCAGTAGCGTTGGTTCGCCCCGATAAGAGTATCTACAGCGTTGAAGTTTCCTCGGTGCGCAAAAAGATGAAAGACAAAGCCTTCGCTGCAAAGGTTAGTCGCGAAGGGATCATCCATGGGGCCGAAGTGATTGGTATGGAGCTTGATGCCCTGATCGGTGAAGTGATTACCGCTCTGCGTGCGGCTGCGCCGCGCCTCGGTCTGGTAGGAACAAACGCATGACATTCGCGCCTCATGTCTGGCCGGAGACGGCAGCCGTTGTCGCTGGTCGTCTGTTCATTGGCGGATGCGACACGGTTGCCTTAGCCGAGCGTTTCGGTACGCCACTGTATCTGCTCGATGAGACAACATTGCGTGGTGCAATGCGGAGATACCGTACTGCATTCGCGGCTGCGTATCCCGGCCCGACAAGGATACATTATGCAGGCAAGGCATTACTGAATACGGCGCTGGCTCAAATGGTGGCCCAGGAAGGGCTGGGGCTGGACGTCGTGTCGGCAACCGAATTACTGGTGGCACAACGGGCCGGCGTTCCAATGGAACGTGTTCACCTGCATGGAAACGCAAAGAGTGATCTTGAATTAGAGCGAGCTATCGCCTGGCGAGTCGGGGCAATTGTGGTTGATAACCTCGATGAACTGACCCGTTTGCGTGCTTTAACGGCTCATCTTGCTGCGCCGCAGGGTGTATTGCTCCGGGTGGCTCCGGCCATCGAAGCCGATACTCATGCGCATATTGCGACGGGGAGCGCTACCGCTAAGTTTGGCTTACCGATCGACTGCCTTGATGAAGCTGTTGCGCAGACACTGACCGCACCCGGCCTGCGTTGGCTAGGTTTCCATGCTCATATCGGATCACAACTCTTCGCGCTTGATCAGGTCTCGGCAACTGTTGAGGTACTGGCAGCGCTAGCGGCCCGGTCGCGTGATCGGTTTGGGGTAACGCCAGAGGAGCTTAGTCCTGGCGGTGGACTTGGGGTACCTTATACCGCCGAGCAGCCAGCAACCGATGTTGAACACTACGCGCACGTTGTGAGTGCGGCTATGTGTCGGGCCTGTGAACGGCATTCTCTTCCGTTGCCACGCCTGACCGTTGAGCCGGGACGTTCAATTGTTGCCCGTGCCGGCGTGGCCTTATATCGGGTGATCGGGCGCAAGGGAGAACGATGGCTGCATATCGATGGCGGGATGGCCGATAATATTCGACCTGCGCTTTATGGTGCTCGCTACAGCGCAATGCTGGCGAACCGGGCCAGTGAATCAGCGGTCACGAAGCTCGCTGTGGGCGGACGTTACTGTGAGTCGGGTGATGTGTTGTTTCGCGAGGTTGAGTTGCCGTTGGCGGAACCGGGTGATGTGCTCGCGGTAGCAACAGCAGGTGCATACACGCTGAGTATGGCCAGCAATTACAATCTCGTGCCTCGTCCGGCACTGGTGTTGGTCGGTGATGGAAAGGTGCGCCTGCTTCAACGCCGTGAAAGTGAGGAAGATGTTCTGGCTCGCGATCAGTTTCTCGATGGGTAGGGTGTTTCTGAGATAAGGTACCGGTGTCTCTTGCCATTGAGTTTTTTATTGAAAAGGGAGGTGGCTTGAACACAGAGCACGCTGCGCGTCTGATCAAAAACCCGGATTTCTGATTGGGAACGTACCGTGCCCGTGCGACCATTGCGTGTGGGGTTTCCAATGTTCTTTATCCCTAGCCACCCCACGTTCCCCCTTCCTCTTCCCGTGGGGAGAGAGAAAAGGGGCTATGGGAAAGGTGAGGATCGCCAACCGGTGCTGAAATCGTTGTAACCCTGTTCCAGCGCGTCGCGGAGACGCATACGTTGCCCGCTACCGTTCCCTAACCATTATGGAGATGCTATGATCGAACCTCATCACAAGCTTAGGTTTTTGATCATGCTCTGAGGAGAGGATTTCAGCGGTTGACCTCTCCGTCGTGAAATATCCCCTTTGCGGTGAACTCTTTTTTGTTTAAACCCATGCTGATCGGGGTGCGAGGTTCGTATGACACATTCTCCCCTCTACGGTGGTATTGAAGCCGGTGGCACGAAATGGGTGTGTGCCATTGGCACAGGGCCGGATGATATTCGCGCTGAAACTCGTTTTCCAACCACAACACCTGCCGAGACGCTAAGCCGGGCTGTCGAATTTTTCCGTGCGCATGATGCTGAACAATTGGCTGCAATTGGAGTAGGATCGTTTGGACCGGTTGATCTCAATCCGCTCTCATCATTGTATGGGTATATCACCACCACACCGAAGCCGGGATGGGCAAATACGGATGTGGTTGGCACACTCCAGCGGGCATTAGGGCGACCCATCGGCTTTGATACTGATGTCAATGTGGCCCTGCTCGGTGAGCAACAGTGGGGAGCAGCGCGTGACTGCGACGTTGCTGTGTATATCACGGTTGGTACAGGAATTGGCGGTGGGGCGCTAGTTGGCGGTAGATTGGTGCACGGATTGATCCATCCCGAAATGGGTCATATTCGTCTGGTACGTGATCCGGTACGTGATCCGTTTACCGGTATTTGCCCCTATCACGGTGATTGTCTGGAGGGGTTGGCATGTGGCCCGGCAATCAAAGCGCGTTGGCATGCGTCGGCTGAACAATTGCCTGCCGATCATCCGGCCTGGGAACTCGAGGCCGATTATCTCGGTCAGGCAATGGCGACGTTGCTCTGCATTCTGTCGCCGCAACGCATCATTGTTGGCGGTGGTGTCATGAGTCAGCCACACATGTTTCCACGTGTGCGGGCAGCTACGCAGCGGTGGCTAAACGGCTACTTGCAGCATCACCACATTCTCGTTCACCCCGAACAGTTGATCGTACCGCCAGCATTAGGGTCACGCGCTGGTGTTCTGGGGGCGATTGCCCTGGCGATGAGGGTGGCAGGGTAGAAAAAAGTAGATGGTGTCTATTGTCGGCTTCTGGAGATGCTCTATTTCCAACAGATTTCTAGGCCGAGGAAAAGAGGTTTGTATGCTGCTAGCCCGTGATCTTGCACCTGATCTGATCCTCTATAACGCCACGATTTACACGTTGTATCAACCATTACCTCGGTGTCATGCCGTAGCTTGCAAAGACGGCCGAGTTATCGCTTTAGGTAGTGATGAAGCAGTACTGGCGCTGGCCGGATCGACAACGCTTCAGATCGATTTGAAAGGACGTTCAGTCATTCCCGGCATGAACGATGCGCATAACCATATGCTTGAGATGGGTCTCAAGTTAAAGCGGATTGGTCTTGATGACTGTACTTCGATTGCCGAGCTGATTGAACGGGTACGGGCGGCAGCAGCAATCACCCCGGCTGGTGAATGGATTGTTGGCGAG comes from Chloroflexus sp. Y-396-1 and encodes:
- a CDS encoding ROK family protein; its protein translation is MTHSPLYGGIEAGGTKWVCAIGTGPDDIRAETRFPTTTPAETLSRAVEFFRAHDAEQLAAIGVGSFGPVDLNPLSSLYGYITTTPKPGWANTDVVGTLQRALGRPIGFDTDVNVALLGEQQWGAARDCDVAVYITVGTGIGGGALVGGRLVHGLIHPEMGHIRLVRDPVRDPFTGICPYHGDCLEGLACGPAIKARWHASAEQLPADHPAWELEADYLGQAMATLLCILSPQRIIVGGGVMSQPHMFPRVRAATQRWLNGYLQHHHILVHPEQLIVPPALGSRAGVLGAIALAMRVAG
- the lysA gene encoding diaminopimelate decarboxylase, producing MTFAPHVWPETAAVVAGRLFIGGCDTVALAERFGTPLYLLDETTLRGAMRRYRTAFAAAYPGPTRIHYAGKALLNTALAQMVAQEGLGLDVVSATELLVAQRAGVPMERVHLHGNAKSDLELERAIAWRVGAIVVDNLDELTRLRALTAHLAAPQGVLLRVAPAIEADTHAHIATGSATAKFGLPIDCLDEAVAQTLTAPGLRWLGFHAHIGSQLFALDQVSATVEVLAALAARSRDRFGVTPEELSPGGGLGVPYTAEQPATDVEHYAHVVSAAMCRACERHSLPLPRLTVEPGRSIVARAGVALYRVIGRKGERWLHIDGGMADNIRPALYGARYSAMLANRASESAVTKLAVGGRYCESGDVLFREVELPLAEPGDVLAVATAGAYTLSMASNYNLVPRPALVLVGDGKVRLLQRRESEEDVLARDQFLDG
- a CDS encoding HD domain-containing protein; the encoded protein is MLTDKARQIMHEWIASDSLRKHCEAVAACMAHFAEKQGADVDLWTAVGLLHDLDFERYPHMPVAGPATTAISEALLRGDELPAELPGHPFYGVAYLRSAGWSPEVLRAILSHADYSGIVPETPLERTLYAVDELSGFVTAVALVRPDKSIYSVEVSSVRKKMKDKAFAAKVSREGIIHGAEVIGMELDALIGEVITALRAAAPRLGLVGTNA